One Archangium violaceum genomic window, ATCGACACGGATGGGGATGGCCGCGGGGACACGCCCAACCTCAGCACCCCGCACGGGCTCGTCTTCCAGCTCTCCACCCAGTTCGAGCAGCCGCGCTTCCTCGCGAGAGATCTCCGCCTGCAGGCGTCCCTCACCGGAGAGCGGGGACTCGAGCAGGCGTACAACTTCATCGGCGGGCGCGCGCGGGGCGGCGTCATCTGGCAGCCCCACCCGGACTTCTCCTTCTCGCCCACCTACAACCTGGAGCTCTACCGGCTGCAGGGCCAACGGGGTCTCCAGGACCAGACGACCGTGCCCACCCTCGTGCTGGGTTGCCCGGCGGGGGGGGAACAGGACACCTGCAACATCTCGGTGAGCTACCTGGAGCAGACGGCCGAGTGGGACCGCCGGGACGACCCCATCGCGCCAACCCGCGGCTACTACGCCGGATTGTCGCTGCAGGAGGGCGGCGGGCCGCTCCAGGGAGACTACACCTTCCTGCGCGTGCTGCCGGATGTGCGGGGATACTTCACGTTCGGCCCGAGGGACGTCATCACGCTCGCGGCGCGGCTGCGGCTGGGCACGCTGCTCACCCCCGTCGTCACCAACGAGACGGGTGAGCGCATCCGGCAGGAGAGCGCCGTCGTCAACCGCTTCTTCGCGGGTGGCGGAGGCTCCATGCGCGGCTTCAACAGCCGGCGGCTGTCCCCCATGAACCGCAGCAACCCGAACGCGGAACAGCCGTCGGCTCAGGTGGTCCCCATCGGCGGCAACAGCCTCCTGGAGACCTCCGTGGAGCTGCGCTTCAAGCTGTTCGGAGGCCTGTCCCTCGCGGCCTTCCACGACTCCGGCCTCGTCGGCGCCGGCCCGCTGAACTTCGGGCCCCGTCAGGACGACGTCCGCAGGGAGAGCGGCCGCATCTTCGGGGACTACCACTACCAGGCCGTGGGCTTCGGCCTGCGCTACCAGACCATCGTGGGGCCCGTACGGCTGGACCTGGCCCGGAGGTTGAATATCGGCCGTCCCCTCCCCATCTTCGACCCGGCCACCGGTGAAGCAGGCTCCATCGGCGGCCTGGGTGACTGCTTCGGGCTGGGAGGGACGGACGTCGAGAACGCAAGGGAATACGCGGGGGCCCCTGAAGGTCTCTGCACGTTCTTCCTGTCGATTGGAGAGGCGTTTTGAGTGCAACTACCCCACCCCGGAAACACTGGGGCCGCTGGCTCCTGTGGGGACTGCTCGGGCTCCTCGGGCTGGTGCTGGTGCTCGTGGCCGGCGCGCTCCTCTACGTGACGGGACCGGCCGGTGAGGCCCGCATCCGG contains:
- a CDS encoding BamA/TamA family outer membrane protein, whose amino-acid sequence is MLLRPLLSALLLLVLAAGCATTSGAQQPDQPKVVGLDIKGTDQVSASDIKEKIVTSKTPWWEPFNPFVGPNYFDPNTWQADLRRIVRFYQAQGFYEARIESANEQPKGKNGIALEVTVNEGQPTQVAALDVTGLEALSEEHRQKALAELPLVEGEVFREEEWAATKELVQQRLRELGYAEAEVGGEVRVDLATHGARVDLRVRAGPRYRFGNIFVATEANPQVNPRRIIEQAQGAVNKGDWYSESALAEAQARVFRMGVFGAVKVNRGAPDREARTVPVVVDVREAPFRSVRLGGGVGLDAARQEVRLLGEWTHRNFFGGLRRLTVGGRVGYAFIPTLTAAFDQIDTDGDGRGDTPNLSTPHGLVFQLSTQFEQPRFLARDLRLQASLTGERGLEQAYNFIGGRARGGVIWQPHPDFSFSPTYNLELYRLQGQRGLQDQTTVPTLVLGCPAGGEQDTCNISVSYLEQTAEWDRRDDPIAPTRGYYAGLSLQEGGGPLQGDYTFLRVLPDVRGYFTFGPRDVITLAARLRLGTLLTPVVTNETGERIRQESAVVNRFFAGGGGSMRGFNSRRLSPMNRSNPNAEQPSAQVVPIGGNSLLETSVELRFKLFGGLSLAAFHDSGLVGAGPLNFGPRQDDVRRESGRIFGDYHYQAVGFGLRYQTIVGPVRLDLARRLNIGRPLPIFDPATGEAGSIGGLGDCFGLGGTDVENAREYAGAPEGLCTFFLSIGEAF